One Aquarana catesbeiana isolate 2022-GZ linkage group LG04, ASM4218655v1, whole genome shotgun sequence genomic region harbors:
- the SF3B5 gene encoding splicing factor 3B subunit 5 has protein sequence MTDRYTIHSQLEHLQSKYIGTGHADTTKWEWLVNQHRDSYCSYMGHFDLLNYFAVAENESKARVRFNLMEKMLQPCGPPVDKPDDS, from the coding sequence ATGACGGACAGATACACCATTCACAGCCAGCTGGAGCATCTTCAGTCCAAGTATATTGGTACGGGCCATGCAGACACCACTAAGTGGGAATGGCTGGTTAACCAGCACAGGGACTCCTACTGCTCCTACATGGGCCACTTTGACCTGCTCAACTACTTTGCTGTTGCAGAGAATGAAAGCAAAGCCCGGGTGCGCTTCAACCTAATGGAGAAGATGCTGCAGCCATGCGGGCCGCCCGTGGACAAGCCGGATGACTCCTGA